A window of Streptomyces sp. NBC_01224 genomic DNA:
TCGGAGCCATGAACGAGATGCGTGCGCGCGAGGTGCTGACCGCTGCCGGACTGTCCGGCGGCGCGGAGTTGCTCGCGCTGGGTGAGAACGCGGTGTTCGCCGTGGCCGACCTTGTGGTCAAGGTCGGCCGGGACGCCGTGCAGAACCCGGAACTGCGGGAGCGGGCCGAGCGCGAGGTGGCCGTCGCTCAGTGGCTGGCCGCCTCCGGTGTCCCCGCCGTACGGGTCGCCGAGCCCGGGGCGCGGCTGGTGGAGGGCCACCCGGTGACGCTCTGGCACCGGCTGCCCGACGCCGTGCGCCCTGCCGAGCCGCGCGATCTCGCCCCGCTGCTCACCCAGGTGCATGCGCTGCCCGCCCCGGAAGGCTTCACGCTGCCGCGCCGTGAGCTGCTCGGCGGCGTCGAGCGCTGGCTGCGGCTCGCGGGCGACGCGATCGATCCGGCCGACGCCGATTATCTGCGCGGCCGGCGCGACGGCTTCGCGAAGGCCGCGGCAGCCCTTGCCCCGCACCTGCCGCCGGGCCCCATCCACGGCGACGCGCTCCCCCGCAACGTCCACGTCGGCCCGGACGGGCCGGTGCTGGTCGATCTTGAGACCTTCTCCACCGATCTACGCGAGCACGATCTGGTGGTCCTCGCACTCTCCCGCGACCGGTACGGCCTGCCCGCCCACGCCTACGACGCGTTCACCGAAACGTACGGCTGGGACGTACGCACCTGGGAAGGATGCGCGGTTCTGCGCGGCGCCCGCGAGACGGCGAGCTGCGCCTGGGTCGCCCAGCACGCCCCGTCGAACCCCAAGGCGCTGACGGAATTCCGGCGCAGGGTGGCGTCATTGCGCGAGGACGCCCCCGAGGTGCGCTGGTACCCCTTCTGAACCGCGCTTCCCGTCGCGCGTAAGTGCTGGATGCGCGCGGGCGGGCGCCCCGCCCGCACCGTCGTGCACCCGGACACCCATACCTCCCCTTCGGTCCGCCGAGCGGTCCTCACGGGCGTATGCCCTTGCTCGGGCGAGGGTGCGGTACCGAGGCCCGAGGGCGCCTGTCCGGTGCCCAATGACCTTCCGTACCATGCCTCTTGGCCGTAAGGCCGAACAGGTGTGATTGCAACGGGGGTTGCCCATGGGAGCCGGAGAAGGTGGCGAGCAGACGCTCGCGAGCTCGCCGAGCGACAAGAAGCGCGCGGCGACGTACATGAACGATCACCAGATACCTGATACCGAGTCGGCCGCCCTCATGGCGTCCGGCGGTGGAGCGGTGCGGGCGCTCTTCCTCGCCCCTACGGCCCCCGCGAGCCCCCTGCTGAAGCAGGACACCGGACTGCAGGGGCTCTCCGGCTGGGCCTCGGACCAGGGCGTCTCCGACGCGCTGGTCGCGTGGCAGGGACAGGCGAACCGGCTGATGGGGCGGTTGCAGCAAGAGCTTGCCGGGCTGAAAGGCGCTCGGAACACGCTCCGGGACCAGGACCTCATCGCCGGCGCTCAGACGAACTCCATACGGCTCCCCAGCAGTTTCGACGGGATGTGACGGGCACCGCCATGACGCTGAACTATCACGATGTGGTGACGGCCGACCTGTCTTCCTTCGCGGATGTCGCGGGGGCCTGGAAGAAGATGGGTGAGCGCTTCGGTGAGCTCAAGATCAACTACGAGAAGCATGTGCAGAGCGTGCTGGGCAACGGGAACTGGCAGGGGCTCGCCTACGGTGCCCAGCAGCACACCGCCGCGGCGACCGGCTTCGAGTACGGGGCGGCCAAGAGGGAGGCCCTGGCCATCGCCAGCCTTCTCACGGATGCGCAGACCGAGCTGACCCGCCTGCAGAAGGCGGTCAAGGACCTGGTCGAGGACGCAGAGAAGAAGGACTACAAGGTCGACGGCTCCGGCAAGGCGACCTACATCGGGTACGACAAGCTCTCCGAGCAGGAGCGGTACGCCCTCCATCACGACCCCGACTACCCCACGCTGCTGGCCGACGCCCGCGAGAAGGCTCAGGGCTGGACCGATCAGATAGCCAAGGCGGTCGAGGCCGTCGACGCCGCCGACCAGAGTGTGAAGCGTGCGCTGTCCCGCGCGACGAGCGACGTCTCGCTGGACGGTATCGGCATCGGCGGGTTCAACACGCAGGCCGAGGGCGATCTGGCGAAGGCCGGTAAGCCCGACCCCAAGCCCGGCAAGAAGGACGGATGGGTCTCCGAGACCGACTCCGAGGCCTCGGGGCCAGGAGTCGGGGCGGAGGCCAGCGGTCCAAACATCGGGAAGGGGAAGCTGGCTGAGGCCGAGGCGAACGCCGACCTCGGCCGCGCCAGCGCGGAGGGCACGCTCACCAACGGTCCGCTCAAGCTGGCCGGAGAAGCCGAAGCCTATGCGGGCGCCAAGGGCTCGGCGGCCGCCGGCATCACCCATGAGGGCGTCCAGGCCGAGGCCGGTGCCTTCGCGGGCGGCGAGGCTTCGGCCAACGGCAGCGCCGACGCCGGCCCCGTCGGGGTGTACGGGCGGGCGGAGGCCATGGCGGGCGCCGAGGCCGGTGTCAACGCGGGGGCGGGTCTGGACGGGGTGCAGCTGGGCGCCGAGGCCTTCGCCGGCGCGAAGGGCGGCGTCGGCGCGGGCGCGGACGTCGGGGGAATCGGCGTGGGTGTCACGGCCGAGGGCTGGGCCGGTCCCGGCGCGGAGGCAAGTCTGAACGCCAGCAAGGACGCCAACGGCGTCTGGCACTTCGGCCCCAAGGTGGGCATTTCCCCTGCCCTCGGTGGCGCCGTGGGCTTCGAGTTCACCGTCGACCCGGGGAAGGTCGTCGATACGGTGGGCGATGCAGCGAGCTGGGTGGGTGGCGGGATCGGCAGCCTGTTCTGACACACGCCACCGCGGACCCGCTGCCGTAAGCACACCGTTGCCGTAAGGAGAGACCGGGATGACCACCACCCTGCCCGTACCGATCGCATTCGAACTGCCGGACGACTGGCGCGCCACACCGCCGGACGGAGTGGGCGCGACGGGCGCGGCATTCGTCGCACTGCACCCGCATCCGGATGCGGGATTCACCGCGAACATCACGATCGACGGCGAGTTCCGCCCGGACACGGCGACGCTCCCCGAGATCGCCGACGAGTCGGTGGAGAACCTGCGCCGGTCCGCCGCGTCGGTCGACGTCGCCGAACGCCGCGAGGTCGGTTCCGCGGAGGCACCCGGCCTCACCCAGACCCTGGCCGTCTCGGCCGTCGCAGGGGGCACCCTCCGCAACCTCGTGCAGTCGCAGGTCTACCTGTCCATGCTGGACGTCACCGATCCGAGCAGGCGGGCGGTGATCCGTCTGATCCTGACGGTGACCGCGTCCCAGCACCTCGCCGTCCTGGAGGACTTCCGGGACTTCGTGCGCACGGTCCGCCCGGACACCGGCGCGGCTACGTAGGCCGTCCCGCCGGAACGGCCCTTCTTGCACCGCCAATCCGACCCCTCATAGGTTGACCTCATGGGATTCTTCGACATGCTGACCGGAACCAAGCACCCCGAGGACGGGGTCGTGCCACGCTCAGCCGAGGAGTTGCGGGCAGCCCTGCTCAGCCTCAACCGGCCGGATGTCCCGTACATCATCAGCGACGGCGCAGCGCATGACGCCGATCTGGTGGCGGAGTGGCGGATCGCCGAGCCCGCCTGGCAGACCTTCTTCATCGGGTCTCAGCTGACGCACGCCCTCCGGATCCGGATGCGCCTGGTCGAGGAGGTCCCTGAGGTGCGTGCCGTCGAGGAGCAGTGGGAGGTCACCCGCGTCGGGAATCCTCCGCGGCTCCAGACTTCGGCGGAGTACGCGCGCGGCGCGGGCAGGACCGTCTCCCGCCGCTGGACGCTCCAACGCGGAGAGAACGGCCGCCTCGAAGCGACGGAGACATTCAGCTTCGACAGCGCGCAGTTGACCAACCCCCTGCGAAACGCCGCCCTCGAGTCGGGCTGGACCTGGCGCGGAGTGATCTTCGGTAAGTTGTGAGGTCTGCGGGACCACGACTCGCCGCCCACCCCGCGGCCTCCCCCGCCTTCCGCGGGGACGCCCTCCCCGACCGAGGTCGGCCCGGCATGTTCCCGCCTGCTGCCGGAGGTGGGCCGACCGCCTTCCGGCGGCATCCGCGGAACACGGTCCCACGTATGCTTCCGGCGACTGCTTTGATCATTCGGAATGGAGCACCCATGACCATAGCCCGCTCGACCGCAGCGAAGTGGAGCCTCTCGGCCGTGG
This region includes:
- a CDS encoding phosphotransferase enzyme family protein, encoding MNEMRAREVLTAAGLSGGAELLALGENAVFAVADLVVKVGRDAVQNPELRERAEREVAVAQWLAASGVPAVRVAEPGARLVEGHPVTLWHRLPDAVRPAEPRDLAPLLTQVHALPAPEGFTLPRRELLGGVERWLRLAGDAIDPADADYLRGRRDGFAKAAAALAPHLPPGPIHGDALPRNVHVGPDGPVLVDLETFSTDLREHDLVVLALSRDRYGLPAHAYDAFTETYGWDVRTWEGCAVLRGARETASCAWVAQHAPSNPKALTEFRRRVASLREDAPEVRWYPF